One stretch of Streptomyces peucetius DNA includes these proteins:
- a CDS encoding acyl-CoA dehydrogenase family protein: MTDLLYSETEDDLRAAVRSLVDARGDRAALAARAETGSPGDPQLWTSLAAGIGAAGLLVPEKLGGQGASHREAAVVLEELGRGVVAAPYLTSSVVATEVLLALGTETEAQAGLLGALAEGRRTAVVAVPLSTAPDGPLPDGGGRVSGVADAAGADVLLVLRADGLYAVEAAQAEVEALTPLDLTRPLAAVTAPDGGTLLADVAAGEAAVRRGLLAGAGLLASEQLGLAEWCLEETVRHTGERHQFNRPVGSFQALKHRMAQLWLEVVSARAAARAAADALATGSPEAPLSVAVAQAYCSRVAVHAAEECVQLHGGIGMTWEHPAHLYLKRAKADEIALGAPGRHKEVLAGLVDLRAP; this comes from the coding sequence ATGACGGATCTGCTCTACTCGGAGACCGAGGACGACCTGCGCGCCGCCGTACGGTCCCTCGTCGACGCCCGCGGCGACCGGGCGGCACTCGCCGCGCGCGCCGAGACCGGCTCCCCCGGCGACCCGCAGCTGTGGACCTCGCTCGCGGCCGGGATCGGCGCCGCCGGCCTGCTCGTACCCGAGAAGCTCGGCGGCCAGGGCGCGAGCCACCGTGAGGCGGCAGTCGTGCTGGAGGAACTGGGCCGCGGTGTCGTCGCCGCGCCGTACCTCACGAGCTCGGTCGTCGCCACCGAAGTGCTGCTTGCCCTCGGGACGGAGACGGAGGCGCAGGCCGGACTGCTCGGCGCGCTGGCGGAGGGACGGCGCACCGCCGTCGTCGCGGTGCCGCTGTCCACGGCGCCCGACGGCCCGCTGCCCGACGGCGGCGGCCGTGTCAGCGGCGTCGCGGACGCGGCGGGTGCCGATGTGCTGCTGGTGTTGCGGGCCGACGGCCTGTACGCGGTCGAGGCGGCACAGGCCGAGGTCGAGGCGCTGACCCCGCTCGACCTCACCCGTCCGCTCGCTGCGGTCACCGCCCCCGATGGCGGGACGCTCCTCGCCGACGTGGCGGCGGGCGAGGCAGCGGTGCGCCGCGGTCTGCTCGCCGGGGCCGGCCTGCTCGCCTCCGAGCAGCTGGGTCTCGCCGAATGGTGTCTTGAGGAGACGGTCCGGCACACCGGTGAACGGCACCAGTTCAACCGCCCGGTCGGCTCGTTCCAGGCGCTCAAGCACCGCATGGCCCAGCTGTGGCTCGAGGTCGTCTCCGCGCGGGCGGCGGCCCGCGCCGCCGCGGACGCGCTGGCGACCGGCAGTCCCGAGGCCCCGCTCTCGGTGGCCGTAGCCCAGGCGTACTGCTCCCGGGTCGCCGTCCACGCGGCCGAGGAGTGCGTGCAGTTGCACGGCGGCATCGGCATGACGTGGGAACACCCCGCCCATCTGTACCTGAAGCGGGCCAAGGCCGATGAGATCGCCCTCGGTGCGCCGGGACGGCACAAGGAAGTGCTCGCCGGGCTCGTCGACCTGCGGGCCCCGTAA